The following proteins are encoded in a genomic region of Haloarcula salinisoli:
- a CDS encoding DUF4870 domain-containing protein — MATRTEGDTTLAALAHASSLFAPFVGPLLVLLIADDGDTLVEENAKSSLNFEIVFFIATLISFLLAFVLIGFLFLLILLPAGLVIRIIGTLRASEGEIYHYPLTPNLI; from the coding sequence ATGGCAACACGCACTGAGGGAGATACGACGCTGGCCGCGCTCGCACACGCCTCCTCGCTGTTTGCGCCCTTCGTCGGACCACTGCTCGTTTTGCTAATCGCAGACGACGGCGATACGCTCGTCGAGGAAAACGCGAAGAGTTCGCTCAACTTCGAAATCGTATTTTTCATTGCGACACTGATTTCCTTCCTGTTGGCGTTTGTTCTCATCGGGTTTCTGTTCTTGCTGATACTCCTCCCGGCCGGGCTCGTGATTCGAATCATCGGGACGCTACGGGCGAGCGAAGGCGAAATCTACCACTACCCGCTCACGCCGAATCTCATCTGA